Proteins from one Solenopsis invicta isolate M01_SB chromosome 11, UNIL_Sinv_3.0, whole genome shotgun sequence genomic window:
- the LOC105197766 gene encoding paired amphipathic helix protein Sin3b isoform X2, which translates to MKRVRGLDDVASPSAKHSVNAASGLGSGGGSLDYHPSSGIGVVVPGQAVRSVTSKEMPGSIQFGTAQPQQQYTGAIVVPTAAPSPIKASGSAGGLSSTCSSSNISTSSSLHSGIGGGNSHTMASQQPTSGSQNQVHSQQQSTIRHKVHSGNVTPLASTPPGSNLGGGSGSQQFQRLKVEDALSYLDQVKYKFSDQPQVYNDFLDIMKEFKSQSIDTPGVITRVSHLFKGHPELIVGFNTFLPPGYKIEVQANEQGYAFQVSVSMPSPTATHTATLSQHHCTVNVGSPPVASPPMQPAKAPPVLQIMQGSGNIHHTLANSITTNSLTVHAPSPPPVSVYNNSHVSTAQAQAVSQALSQADGVSTGGQTQQSQPVEFNHAINYVNKIKNRFQGQPDKYKRFLEILHTYQKEQRNLKESGHMGGTSSGATGGTKHLTEAEVYSQVAKLFENQEDLLAEFGQFLPDATNQQSSLSAMFQTNKTTSVNDHTAIVKKPIGVKTPYNNSGAISRDLREASGTAGLERDNRDHRERERERDRPNIRDISSGQKCGHSTGQLKRSPSFSTSATSAGNSHHLQHGPPPSKKHKVAMRDISIAEAGKYGTLNDYAFFDKVRKALRSQDVYENFLRCLVLFNQEIVSKSELIQLVSPFLGRFPELLRWFKDFLGYLSDSSSTTVTNAGNAIGVETFPNSIVRSHQERPQGDLAIEIDYTACKRLGASYCALPKSYIQPKCSGRTQLCKEVLNDTWVSFPTWSEDSTFVTSRKTQYEESIYRCEDERFELDVVIETNASTIRVLEGVHKKMNRMTQEEIQKYKLDECMGGCSPTIHQRAIKRIYGDKAPDIIEGLKRNPAVAVPVVLRRLKAKEEEWREAQKGFNKIWREQNEKYYLKSLDHQGINFKQNDVKALRSKSLFNEIETLYDERHEQGDDGNGDGQGNNGPHLVLPYKDKSVLDDAANLLIHHVKRQTAVHKEDKQRIKLLLKHFIPDLFFHPRQELSDDERDEDDEKDDVNVATCNNSQSVTTTSLSGLQANRSKAPASPNTSVTIKSEPDVKVPIHALSSDPEEAYTLFMGSNNWYLFLRLHHILCERLTKMYDRAVALAEEESKYKQQRKESTAVALRLKPKSEIEIEDYYPAFLDMVKNVLDGNMESTAYEDTLREMFGIHAYIAFTLDKVVNYAVRQLQHLVSDSVCQQCMDLFQREQRQPKENSGAGGLCATAYMRLSAELSYQRKAEKAMADENCFKIYIYKKDCKMTMELLDTEGDETVDNGCREREREGVTVSEKWSTYVERFSAPAGQTSPKDTPALTENEQSTNHPVSSDQAARGGRGRKRKNTDISKKIDGNTWSSSSRASAGRKPIFLDRNIRSYRQHAARLMRGKTCSFNTNHSDKVAESSDTPDMINSDETQCRFNPNSYTMLFIVHKDRFLYKQNSMNRARRCHPAITKRKDSKFHHWHTSWISKNGTDMQRRLCQDWLMGENYENLIPHRIRVLTDNDQTRSPYRQYNRFRVERSQSDLLTETCV; encoded by the exons ATGAAACGTGTTCGCGGTCTGGACGACGTAGCATCACCGTCGGCAAAGCACTCGGTGAATGCGGCAAGTGGCTTGGGGAGTGGAGGGGGTAGTTTGGATTATCACCCCAGCAGTGGAATAGGTGTTGTTGTACCTGGTCAAGCAGTTCGATCTGTTACTTCAAAGGAAATGCCAGGAAGTATACAATTTGGTACTGCCCAACCTCAACAACAATATACTGGAGCGATTGTTGTACCAACCGCAGCACCATCTCCTATTAAG GCGAGTGGCTCTGCGGGAGGACTCAGCTCCACATGTAGCAGTAGCAATATAAGCACTAGTAGTAGTTTACATAGTGGGATAGGTGGTGGCAATAGTCACACAATGGCTTCCCAACAGCCTACATCAGGATCACAAAATCAAGTCCATTCGCAACAGCAATCGACAATAAGGCATAAG GTACATTCTGGTAATGTAACACCGTTGGCTTCCACTCCACCTGGCTCTAATCTGGGAGGAGGAAGTGGATCTCAACAATTTCAGAGATTAAAAGTGGAAGACGCATTATCTTATCTCGatcaagtaaaatataaatttagcgATCAACCACAG GTGTATAATGACTTTTTAGATATTATGAAAGAATTCAAATCTCAAAGTATAGATACTCCGGGCGTTATAACCCGAGTGAGTCACCTCTTCAAAGGACATCCTGAACTCATCGTTGGTTTCAATACATTTCTCCCACCAGGCTATAAGATAGAAGTACAAGCAAACGAACAAGGATATGCTTTCCAAGTATCCGTCAGTATGCCCAGTCCGACGGCAACGCATACCGCCACGTTATCACAGCATCATTGTACAGTGAATGTTGGTTCACCTCCTGTAGCTAGTCCGCCCATGCAACCTGCAAAAGCACCTCCCGTTTTACAAATAATGCAAGG GTCAGGCAATATACATCATACTTTGGCAAACAGTATTACGACTAACAGCTTAACTGTTCACGCGCCTTCACCACCGCCAGTATCAGTGTATAATAATTCACATGTCAGCACTGCACAGGCGCAAGCTGTCAGTCAGGCTTTAAGTCAAGCGGATGGTGTGTCAACTGGTGGACAAACGCAACAAAGCCAGCCGGTTGAATTTAATCATGCGATAAACtatgtcaataaaataaaa aatCGGTTTCAAGGCCAACCAGATAAATACAAACGTTTCTTGGAAATATTACATACCTATCAAAAAGAACAGCGAAATTTAAAGGAATCTGGTCATATGGGAGGTACAAGTTCCGGTGCGACGGGTGGAACGAAACACTTGACAGAAGCGGAAGTTTATAGCCAAGTTgcgaaattatttgaaaatcaaGAAGATTTGCTTGCCGAGTTTGGACAGTTTTTGCCGGATGCTACTAATCAGCAAAGTTCGTTG TCTGCCATGTTTCAGACTAATAAGACGACATCGGTTAACGATCATACGGCGATTGTCAAGAAACCAATTGGAGTTAAAACACCTTATAACAATTCTGGTGCTATATCAAGAGATCTGCGAGAAGCTAGCGGTACGGCTGGATTGGAACGCGACAATCGAGATCATAGGGAACGAGAACGGGAGCGAGATAGACCAAACATAAGAGATATCAGTAGTGGCCAGAAATGCGGGCACAGTACAGGACAGTTAAAAAGGAGTCCGTCATTCTCAACTTCGGCAACTTCTGCGGGAAATTCTCATCATCTACAACATGGGCCGCCGCCATCGAAAAAACATAAAGTAGCGATGCGCGATATTTCCATTGCGGAAGCTGGTAAATACGGTACCCTGAACGACTATGCTTTCTTCGATAAG GTTCGAAAAGCACTTAGATCACAAGATGTCTATGAAAACTTCCTTCGATGTCTAGTACTTTTCAATCAAGAAATAGTGTCCAAGTCGGAGCTCATTCAGCTGGTGTCACCGTTTCTCGGCCGTTTTCCCGAGTTACTACGTTGGTTCAAAGATTTTCTTGGTTACTTATCCGACTCGTCCAGCACTACAGTGACAAATGCAGGAAACGCCATAGGAGTGGAGACTTTCCCAAATAGCATTGTACGCAGCCATCAGGAACGACCGCAAGGTGACTTGGCGATAGAAATTGATTATACAGCGTGCAAACGATTGGGGGCGTCATATTGCGCATTGCCAAAATCATACATTCAGCCAAAATGTAGTGGCAGAACGCAATTGTGTAAGGAAGTTCTTAACGATACTTGGGTTTCGTTTCCAACTTGGTCGGAAGATAGCACATTTGTAACCTCAAg GAAAACGCAATACGAAGAATCTATATATCGGTGCGAAGATGAACGTTTTGAATTGGACGTCGTTATAGAAACTAATGCGTCGACGATTAGAGTGCTTGAAGGTGTTCATAAGAAAATGAACAGAATGACTCAAGAGGAGATACAGAAATACAAGCTTGATGAGTGTATGGGTGGTTGTTCCCCTACGATTCACCAACGAGCGATAAAGAGGATATATGGCGATAAAGCTCCCGATATCATAGAGGGCCTCAAAAGAAATCCTGCAGTAGCCGTGCCTGTGGTACTTCGCCGGTTAAAGGCTAAGGAAGAGGAATGGCGGGAAGCGCAAAAgggatttaataaaatatggagAGAACAAAACGAGAAATACTACTTGAAATCTTTAGATCATCAAGGAATTAATTTCAAGCAGAATGATGTAAAAGCATTGAGGTCTAAAAGTCTATTCAATGAAATTGAAACATTGTATGACGAG AGGCACGAACAGGGTGACGATGGTAATGGCGATGGTCAGGGAAACAATGGTCCACACCTTGTTCTACCTTACAAAGACAAGTCTGTCTTGGATGACGCTGCTAATCTCTTGATCCATCATGTTAAACGGCAAACCGCTGTTCATAAAGAAGACAAACAACggataaaacttttattgaaacattttataccTGATCTTTTCTTTCATCCCCGACAAGAGCTCAGCGATGACGAAAGAGACGAAGAtg ATGAGAAAGACGATGTAAATGTGGCAACGTGTAATAATTCTCAATCCGTGACGACTACTTCGTTAAGTGGTTTGCAAGCTAATAGAAGTAAGGCTCCTGCATCACCAAATACTTCCGTTACCATCAAAAGTGAACCTGATGTTAAAGTACCCATACATGCTCTTTCGAGTGATCCTGAGGAAGCGTATACGCTTTTTATGGGTAGTAATAATTGGTATCTCTTCCTAAGATTACACCACATACTTTGTGAGAGATTAACGAAAATGTATGACCGAGCGGTTGCTCTTGCCGAAGAAGAGTCCAAGTATAAACAGCAACGCAAGGAAAGCACAGCGGTCGCTTTAAGATTAAAACCAAAAA gtgaaattgaaattgaagATTATTATCCTGCCTTTTTGGATATGGTTAAAAATGTCCTCGATGGAAATATGGAAAGCACAGCGTACGAAGACACGTTGCGAGAAATGTTTGGTATACATGCCTACATTGCCTTTACTCTCGACAAGGTCGTGAATTATGCCGTTAGGCAA TTGCAGCACCTAGTCTCAGATTCCGTTTGTCAACAATGCATGGATCTATTTCAAAGGGAACAACGGCAACCTAAAGAAAATAGCGGAGCCGGTGGGTTATGTGCCACAGCGTACATGAGATTAAGCGCTGAATTGTCATATCAACGTAAGGCGGAAAAAGCAATGGCAGATGAAAACTGTTTCAAGATATACATA tataaAAAGGATTGTAAAATGACGATGGAGTTGTTAGACACAGAGGGCGATGAAACGGTGGATAACGGctgtagagagagagaaagggaaggcGTTACGGTTTCTGAAAAATGGTCGACGTACGTTGAGAGATTTTCTGCACCAGCTGGTCAAACTAGCCCAAAAGACACTCCTGCCTTAACAGAGAATGAGCAGTCGACCAATCATCCTGTGAGTAGCGACCAGGCAGCAAGGGGGGGAAGGGGCAGAAAACGCAAGAACACTGACATTAGCAAGAAG ATTGACGGAAATACTTGGAGTTCCTCAAGCAGAGCTTCAGCAGGTCGCAAACCTATTTTTCTCGATCGTAATATTAGATCGTACCGACAGCATGCTGCAAGATTAATGAGAGGGAAAACATGTTCGTTCAATACTAATCATTCGGACAAAGTCGCAGA gTCAAGTGATACTCCAGACATGATCAATTCCGACGAAACTCAATGTAGATTTAATCCCAACAGTTACACTATGCTCTTCATCGTTCATAAGGACAGATTTCTTTACAAACAAAACTCCATGAATCGTGCTAGACGG TGTCATCCAGCTATAACGAAGCGTAAGGATTCCAAGTTCCATCATTGGCATACATCGTGGATATCCAAGAATGGCACAGATATGCAACGTCGGTTGTGTCAAGATTGGTTGATGGGAGAGAACTACGAGAACTTGATTCCCCACAGGATACGAGTGTTAACGGACAATGATCAGACACGGTCCCCCTATCGACAATACAATCGTTTCCGAGTAGAACGTTCGCAATCTGATTTGTTGACAGAAACGTGTGTCTAA